The following DNA comes from Tunturibacter psychrotolerans.
CCGCGGAAGACGCCCGCTTCTACCAGCACCATGGATTCGATTGGCACGAGATCCAAATCGCTGCCCAAGACGATTTGGAGGGCGGTCGCACTCGCGGAGCTTCCACCATTACGCAGCAACTCGTTAAAAACCTATTCTTTGGAACGGGCCGCTCTATCCTTCGCAAGGGAGCGGAGTTCACACTCGTACCGGTGGCCGAATTCGTCCTCGGAAAGCGGCGCATTCTGGAGATCTACCTCAACGTGGTCGAATGGGGCCCTGGTATTTATGGTGCTGAGTCGGCGTGTCGTTACTTCGACGGAATCGCGGCCCAGAGTATCGGCCGGCAACAGGCGGCACGGCTCGCCGCGATTTTGCCGGCTCCTCTGAAGCGACGGCCCGAGCGCATGAACAGCTACAGCGTGCGCATCCTTGAGCGGATGCGCCAAATGGGTTGGTAAGCATCCAGGACGACAGAATCTCATCGTCAAGACGTTGCGGACGCCATGGCAAGAGATTTGACGCGTTCGTCACCCCTTATCTGTCTGGCCGCGCACAACGCTATTTTGTACTGGTACGAATTAGCGTTGTTCAGTACGAATTAGCGTTGATTTTGACAGCCAGGCCGCCAGTGTCAGATTAAACGCTATTTCGTACTGAAGAGCCGATTTCAAGGTGAATTTACAACGATATTCTGTACTGTGCTCAGAGCAATTGGATACCAGATGGAATTCTTCAGCGATACACAATACTGGCTTCAAGGTAGGCAACTGTACGAGAACCTCGTTCTACGCGAAGTGCGGATAGGCGTCTGATCGTCGATGACTGCATTGGCGATCTCCCGCTCGCCGAACTCCCGTCCTTAGATGGCTCTCCGGGAACCTTACTGAGACGTATTCAGCCCACGATCGTTGTGATCCCAGAATCTCACTAGCCACGTTCGTGTCCTATCTAGCAGGTTCAGTAGTCTGCCTTAATGAATCGCATGCCGCCTTTCAGTGGTCCGATCGCCTTCCTCTTCTTTCGCAAACCTTCTGCATTCGCGCCGAAGCCAAGCTCCCACTGGGGGTAGGTAGCGTCGGAGATCACCTCTGCATGTCCTAAGAGCTTCCAAGAATTGATCACCTTACTTATGTCGGTTTAGGAAGTTTTTAAGGATGCGACGTTGAACCAGTTAACCCGCAGCGTCTAGTGTAGCCAGTGAGTTACCCGACGGTCGCCATCTGCGCTGGTGGAGGAGCTGCGGCAGCCGGTTTGGGTTGTAATGCGTTGAAAATCCCAACTCCGTCCGGAGATCCGAGGCCGGTACATGCGTCCCAACCGGCTTGAGCCGAATATCCGCCGATCACGCCTGTAGTGTCATTTGTACCCTGGGAGATGTCATGAAAAGATGCCGCGTTGGAATACAGCAAGGGATTCATGAATCCGGCAGGAGCACCAAGCTTCTGATTCAAGCGCACAACCAGAGAGGCGTACAAAGGGGCAACCGCACTGGTTCCCCCTGCTACCCCGTCCTGACCATGAACGCGGATGCTGTAGCCACTATTCGGATCGGCATCCCCTGCGACATCGGGGACTCCTCTTCCTTGGAACCCAGTGTTTACTGATGCAGGTACACCAGCCGCCGCTTGCCAAGTGGGAACGGGGGTCAATTCGCTGACTCCTCCTCCGCTGGCGCCGCCTCCCTGGCTTCTCGGACCATTGTTCCACACCACCTCGTCGGCAATGCTTGTCGTGTCTCCAGAGGCAGTCAAGGTGGTGCCACCGCAAGCCAGGATGAACGGGCTCGCAGCTGGGAAATCGACGTGCGCGTGGCCATCGGTGAGCTCGTCCGCCGATCCGTCGTCCCCAGAGGCGCAACAGACGGTAATGCCCGCCAGAGCTGCATCCTGCAGTGTTTGATTCACCGCATCCATCGCCTGCTGGGTCCACAAATCATTGCTCTCCGGCCATCCCCAGCTAATCGAGAGGACAGAAGGTTTGTTGGTTGAGTCCTGAACCGCGGTGGTAAGCACATCGACCCAGCCCTGCTCGGTAAACGGAGCAAAGTACACGACGATCTTGGCGTTGGGAGCTACCGAACCAGCCACTTCTATATCCAGCATGACCTCGCCATCTGCATCGTTGTCATCGGGGTTGGGGGAGTTAGGATTGTTCGCGACTCCGTCGACGGAGATAGTTGTGATCTGCGGATTGACTTTCAGTTTTGAGAAATAGGTTTGCAGGTCGCCGCTGTCGTATCCCCCGCCGAACTCGATAATTCCGATACATTGACCTGTTCCATCGGCATCGGAAGGAAAGTCGTAGAGGTTCGCGAGCTGCGGCGGAGAAAACGATGAGTCTGGGGAATCAGCGCGAAAAGGTTTTACTTTCGTCCGGCGAAAAATTGCGTGTGGGCGGGCCTGCCGTCGGTTGTCGAATCCGAATACTCCCTCAATCACACCGGAGAGACTGGGAGGGATTTGCAGTCCGGCAATTCTACCGCGGTACTTGCCGAGATCGGAGTCATATAGCTTTAGCTCGGTCGGAAATGCCGTGACCAGGTTGGCGACAGTTCCTTTGACCATCACAGTCCTGCGAGGGACGCTCGTGCTGGTAACGGTCAGCCCATTTTCTTTCGAGTAGGCGGCAACCTTGTCGAGATCGGCCGGGTCGGCACCAAAGCGATTAGCGAGATCTTCGTGACTCAGGTAGCGCCGCTCGGCCGGCGGCACCGCTTGCATCTCTGCCAGCAATTTGCCCCGGTCTTCGGAGGTTCGAGAGCGCACGCGTATGGTGATTTCAATAGTTTCGTGCGGATCCACATTGCCAATCACACGCGCTCCGGGCGCTGGTTTACGATGGCTCTTAGGGAGGACTAGGGTGTTCTCACGTGGCATGGGAATACTCCTTTCTGTATCTATTTTCGGTGTTCGTGGTTGAGTACCGTGGCTCAAGCGTTTAAAACAGGGAGCTGCAGTAGAGGGTCAGTTCTTGTGTTATTTAGAGGTGCACTCTATCCGGTGTTGGAGGCCCAAAAGCGAAGCGCCTTCACAGCCGCACTTGTTCGGGCTGACCGGCTCATTCGAAACCTCTAAGATTGAATCAACTCGAATTGATAGTGAATATTTCACAGAAAACATTTCACGGAGAGTTCGATTTTTATTCCTTTTGTAAAGCGGGCTCGAATCCAGCAGGGGGGAGTAGATAGTGAATTTTTCCCGTGAATGACCTTCTTCGACACGGAGGATACTGCCAATTGATACGTTTTGTTCCCGACTACCACTATGACAAAGAAGACCTTGAGCTCTCCCGCTCTTCGGTGACAAATCGAATATAGAACACTGTTGTCTTCGCTTGTAGAGCTCTCTGCGTCGAGATGGTCATCCTGTAGTTACAAAGAGGACCAGAATGGACTTGACACCTTGGCGCTCTGAGTCAAACATGGTCGTGCCCAAGTTTGAGGCTTCTCCCGTGGCTTCCCCGGCCCTGCCAGCTAACTTCCTTTTCCTTGCGCGGCTCGTCTGTCGTTGACCGCAAGCCAAATGCTTTCGCCCGTTACAGCGGAGGTATGGAATGGGCGTCTCCAGAGTTCTCGTAGTAAGTTGGAAACCTGGCCCGTGCGAGCCGCTGTTGGCGCTGCTTCGCGCCAGACGCTGTTGGCCGGTTATGATTTCTGACGTCGCGCAGGTCACGGGCGCGCTCGAGGATACATCAGTCGCCCTGATTGTCTTGAATGGTTCCGAGCAGTTCTGCCAGCCCTTTTTTAGGTTTCTCGCTGACCTGCGTTCGAGCAAGGCTACGGTACCTCCTCTAGTGATCCTGGCGGGCGATAGCTCGGAGGGGTTCGCGATCTCTTCTCTGCGCGCTGGAGCGGTCGAGTATCTGCGTGAGCCGATTGAATTAGCCACCCTGGCACAATGTATTTCACGCTTTGTTCCTGAGTGTACGACGCAGCCAAAGGAAACTGCTCTCACCGGGGGTGAGGTGCTGGTTGGCAACAGCCCGGTTTTGCAAGCGCTACGGACACAGATCCGGCTAGTTGCCGCGAGTGACTGCAATGTTCTCATTACAGGAGAAACGGGCACAGGAAAGGAGTTGGTTGCACAACTCATTCATCGGAACAGCAGGCGGAACAAGAATCCCCTGGTATGTTTCAACTGCGCGGCGATTCCCGACACCCTGCTGGAAAGTGAACTGTTCGGTTATGAGCGAGGCGCGTTCACCGGAGCCGCGGCCGCGAATCAAGGCAAGCTCATGGCTGCAAACCGGGGCAGTGTTTTCTTCGATGAAATTGGGGATATGAGCCCATTGGCGCAGGCTAAGGTGCTGCGAGCAATCGAGACCAAAGAGGTGCAGCGTCTCGGAGCAACGCGTAAACACGAGACCGATATTCGGATATTGGCAGCGACACACCACAATCTGGACGAGCTTGCCAGCGCGAACACATTCCGAAGAGACCTTTATTTTCGACTGAACGTCGGGCGCATCTACCTGCCCCCGCTGCGGGAGCGCAAGGTCGATATCGCCGGCTTAGTCGATTGCATGATCGTCGACCTGAACAAGCGGCTGGGCAGACGGGTCGAAGGGGCGACTAGTGCAATCGTCCGCCGGCTCGCCCAGTACGACTGGCCAGGGAATGTTCGGGAATTGAAGAACGTGATCGAGAGAGTCTTCATCATGCGAGAAAGCGGACGAATCAGCGAGGACGATCTATCGTTCGTATTGCCGGAACGAAAACCGCCGGCTGCGTCATCTCTTGATGAGGAGATCCATTCTCTAAGGAAAGCGCTCGCCACTTGTAACGGCAACAAAAGCAAAGCCGCCGAGACGCTTAACTGTTCGCGGATGACCCTTTATAGGAAGCTGGCAAAGTGTGGGCTGTCGAAACAGGATGCTGCAGGAATTTAGGTTTGGATCGACAACTCTCCGGCATCTACTGCACCGCCGCGGCCGGAGAGCTTTGTGTGGCCGCCGGTAAAGCGCCTTTTGCGGCTTTCTCCATCTCCACTGCGAGCTCGTCCAACCGTGCCTGGGGAATGGCAAGTTGTCGCGGTGTCAGTCTAAGGCCTTGCTTTTGGAGCTCCTTCACTGTCGCTGGCTCAATGCTGGTGCCGGAGGCGGTCACTCCGGTCAAGTGACTTGTACGCGGCGAGCCGATCACATCCATCGGAACCCCGTCGACCTTAATGGTCGTTACTTCTTCCCCTGCGTTGGGCACAAGCCGCTCGATATCACGCCGGAATTGGCCCGCCTCCCCTTGAAGCAGTTCCTTCTCCATATACGTTCGCACTTCCACTTCATGGTGTTCCCAAATCTCGTCCAGGCTCAGCTGTTGAAAGTCCGGCCGCTCAGCTCGTAGACTTTCCAGGGCTTCGCTTCGCATCTCGCGGAACTCGGGGCCACTCAACTCCTCAAGTGCAGCTGCCGGGTTGGTCTCCAACAATCCTTTGGCAGCTCTGCTGCCAGCCTTTGCTTCAAAGATGCTAGTTACATATAGCTTTCCCCCGCGCCGGGTCAAGATGAGGCCGTCCGAAAATTTGCGTCCGCCGAGAGACACTCGGTCGCCGGCAATAAATTCGCTCGATTCCTCGATCGAAGTAACAACACCCTTGGCGGCGACCTTTGTCGTTTTGGCGACTTCCAGGTTAAGCAGCTCTTCCAGCAGTTGTCCCTTCATGTGGTCGCCGACAGGGGCTTTGGCGAAGATCCTCTCCATTGCCTCCTCGCTCAGCCCAAGCTTTGCCAATCGCGGGGCAAACGCATCACGCACCGCGGCACGCACCGGGATCGTACCCGGTAGCCGTGCCATGCGCAGGCGAAGATTGCGACGCGATCCGTTGATCTCCGCGGCCCGCGATTTGAGATCAAGCTTTGTTTTCGCGAGATCGTCTGGTAGTTTCTGCCCCGGGTTCGTCTTCTCCCAATCGGCAATCTTGAGCTTCTGTGTTTCCCGATCCAGATAGAGAGCCTTGGTGTTGGCATCGATTTCCATGGCCTCCTGCTCCATGCGGGTGAGTTCGGACTCCACCTGAGGAGCAATCGCGCCCTCAAGGGTTTTGAAGTTGGTGCGAATTTCCTGTGCGGCGTCCTTAATTTGCGCACTGACGATTGGGCAAGGCCTCGGACTGCAAATCTCCAGACCGTGATCAGTGATGATGCCCTCGTGAAATTCACCGGTAAGTTCGTCTTCGAACGTCATCGTCTCGGGAGCGGACGCAACCGCAATCTCCCGTTCGGCTGCCTGTTTGCCGGCCAGCTTGGCATCAAGTTCCGCCACCTCTGCTTCGAGTGCTTCAGCCGCTTTCTCAGCGTCTTCCAACTCGCCCGGAGTCGCCTTTCCCGCGGCTGCCGACGCTCTCGCAGCATTGACTCGTTGCGCTGTGCTTCGGGCTCGTTGCTCCAGTTGCAGGTACTGACCCCCGAGAGCTGACTTTTCCCCTTGAATGATCTCCGGGCCAAGGATGTCCTTATACTTTTCCAGCAGATACTCGCATTCCGGATGACAGCTGTAGATGCGGCCAGCCGCGCTGATGTTGATCGGCTTCCCGGAAAGCGCTTTGCCGGTAAGTGCGCCGGCCTCCAGTTCCTCTTGCACGGCGTGTGTGCCTGCCGCGAGAAGTTCCTTTTCCGTGCTCGTTGCGTTGAGCGCCTTCAATACCTGGCCCTCTGTAGTTGCTTCCTCTCCCAGGTGGGCGGCAACGCGAGTCGCCAATTGCTCGCCGCCATACACTTTCGCCACCTTATTCAGGTTCTCTAACTCCGCGGTAACCCGGGCGGTGTCACCCGCTGCTTTCGCAGCCTTTAGGGCTTCGACTGTAGCAGCAACAGCCTTAAAGGCCGCCGACGCATCCAGGGCAAAGCCAACGACTTCCACTGCCAGCCAGAACAGCGATGGCTCTTCTTGGGAAAGCGCCTGCGCCTTATCGAACGCAGTCCCGGTAAGCGCCTTTTGCATCATGTATTCATTCAGATGTCTTAAGACTCCGACCGCATCGATGGCCGCGACCGCCACTAAAGACGCGCCCCCAGTAGGGGCCGCTAACAAAATTGCCCCGATGTTCAGCAAGGCCAGTGCGATGGAAGCAAGAACACTTGGTTCTTCGTCTTTCATCTCTTGTTCCACCCATCGCGTCTTCAAGGAGGGTGACTCCAATCCCATCTTGATGGCGGTTACGTGGACGAGATCATGCAAGCGCCAGACATTAACGTCACCGTCCTTCAATCCGGCTCTCACCTTGTCTATGTTTTTCAGCCGTCCCACGATCTCGCCTCCGAGAAGCCGGGCCATGTCGGGGCCATTTTCCCGGTTAGCAACACTCTCCAATTCGTCAGTGGATTCTTCTGGCGTGGAGAACGACGCAAGAATCGGGTATTGCCCAACGACATAACCACGCATGAGGTCATAGGCATCCCTTGCTTTTTTTACCTTTGCCCCCAGTTGCTGATTCAGCTCTGCGTAATTCGAATATTCTTCAGCTCCTGCGCCCTCACCAGCCCCCATCTCTTCTGTTATGGCTTTATCGGCTTCTGCAAGCGCCGCATCCAAATCGCGGCGTCGATCCAATAGCACTTGCGCGGCCCCCTGCAACCCGGTGAATGTCGCCGTACGCTCTGGCATTGAGTAAGTCACGGTCGTCGTCGTACAACTCCCGAACATGCAATCGGAAATCTGTGATGTTATAAACTCCAACTTGATTCCATAACGGTCCGCCTCAATCTTCGCCTCGGCCTCGCTATGATCCAAGGTCTCTCTCGCAATAGCCTTTGACGCCTCTCCAAATTCGGTTACAAAGTCTGACCGTTGCTTCTCTAATTGGTCGAAGATCCTCTCCATCATGTTTCGAATGCGGTCATTGGCTTCCAGGGTGCCGCCCACCAACGCATCGCTTGTTTGGAAGTGATACATGAAACCTGAGTATTGGTTATATCCTCCGACAATCCAAAGCCGCTCGACGCGGCGGGTCATATATGGCTCGTCGTCAAATACATCAATGCCATCGATGGTGACAGCGACCTCCTCTTCAGGCGGAGTCGGTTCGGGAGCAGGTACAGCAGACGGCGTTTGTTTGGAGCCGTCATCCCCGGTTTTGCTGTCATCCGCGGTTTTGCCGACTTCTGGGTCACGACCACTTGGCGGGCCTTGACCCGCATCAGTCCCGCCATCGGGAGCTCTTTGGATGAGCGGCTGGGCTGAATCCGCAAGCAGACGGGTAGGCGTAGCCTCGTGCTCACCAGGGGACTTTACGGGCGTGTTCCGCTCGGCAATACGCGCATCCACCTCAAGGGGATCATTCGCTGCACCGATCACGACGCCGCAGCCTGATTGCGAAGTGGGCACCGTAGGCATCATTCCGGCTCTCTGCTGCATGACATGGGCAGTCTCATGAGCCAACAAACGGCGCCCGGAATCTGTTGCCGGCGAGTACTTCCCAGCAGCAAAGTAAATATGGCGCCCTGAAGTATATGCGTCGGCGGTCAAAGCCTGAGCGGATTTTTGGGCTCGATTGTCGGTATGCACACGAACATCGGAGAGATCGGCTGCAAATTGTCGTTCCAGGGAACTTCTGGCGCTTCGGTCGACAGGGTAACCTGGGCTGTCGGCGGGAACGATGTCGGCTTCCGCTACGTACGCAGAAGCGCCGGACGATCCCTGTCGCTGAATTGCCGTGGTTGTATCGTCTACCTCAGAGGAAAGCCCGCGGCAAGACTCGCAAGCACCACCACAGTTACATTGCCGCTGAATAAGAGCGCGGGAGAGGACAATCACCCGGACCGGCCCAAATTGCGGGTGAGGCGATACCGGAGGTACAGCTTTCACCGGGGCACTGCCCCCCGGGTAGGCCGTGCCTACTCGCTTGCCGTCGATCCAGTAATCCACCCTGATACGAAATCCGGGTATGGGGTCGCCAGGCTGCCAATTTGGGTTGAATCTCATAGCGAAGGCAACAGCCCGTGGATTCGCCGGCACGCCACCTTCGGTTGCCAAGACGGGGTAAGCGACTCTTTGACCTGCATTCAAGTCTGCACCGAAACCATTCTTAGCCTCGATCCCCCGTGGCAAAGAGTCGGGACCGATGCTTCCCAGGTCAAGCCGCACTTCAATGACACCCGCCGAAGTTTTGACCTTGAAGGCAATTTCGTCATTAATGACGACCTCGCCGAATTTATTGACGGCATCTGCCCTGCTCCAGTCAACACCCGCCTTGCCGGTCTCCACTGGCTGAGCGCCTCCCTTGCCCGACTCTTCGCGGGTCGGGGTTTCATCGGGATCCGGGAGCAGGGGTTGTTTCGCATCGAGGAAGTCGGCTATCTTGTCTGGATTTACTTCCAGTGCTTTGCGCAATTCGACTACCTGTTCTGGAGTAAGATTTCGTTCGTTAACAATGCTTTGGATCGCCCGGTTAAAAAGCTCCTTCTCCAGCAACGCCAGCTGCCTTGACGCCTCCGCAGGGGATAGCTTTTGCAGCTGCTCTTTGAATGCGCGCCACTTACGCGCGTCAAAATTTTCGAGCACGCGACCGTATCGCTCTTCAATCTGCCGGATGCGTGAAGCCGGGCTTTCCTGGAGCGGATCCTTACCCTCAATCGCACCATCAACCGCTGGATTGACATCCTCCACTTCTCCTACGCACAGCGAAGGATTGCGGAAGAAGCACCAGGTGCCCGTTTTTCGGTTGCGGCGAGCTACGCTGTCGTCGTCCAGCTTGACTTCCGCATCGTAGGTCTGGGCCAGCTTGGGATCAGTAACCGGCTTAACATTTTGCGGGTTTTTGACTTTCTGCTGCAGGTCGCCTTTGCTGCGGCTGATGTCTTCCGGGGAAAAGTCTCCCGGCTTGGCGGTCGAGTCGGGATCAGACAGGCCTTCGCCGGCTGGAGTCTCTCCTGGTGCGATTTTGGGCGCCTCCGGCCCGCGCACCGCTGCCTTGACTTCTTTGATGGCCGCGTGGATCAAAGCCCCGAGCAAGACCATCGCACCCATCATCGCCATGCTGAAGATGTTGCCCGCGATGGTTTCGTAGGACTTCTGATTAGCAAGGAAGGTTCGAACTTTGTCACCGGCAGCTTTGTTGGTAAATCGAAGGTCAAATTTCGCCTTCTCCATAATGACTACCTCGGTGGCAGCAGCTGCGGCGAGGAGAGCCAGCCCCACCGTTTGTCCCACCCCCCAGCCGGCGGCGGCGCCGGCCGCGATCGTCGCGCCGCCGCTGAACTCCACTCCCAGAGCGCCCAAGGCCGCGCCAACCAGAACGGAAGCCAGAACGAACCACCCCGAGACTGCTCCCAGCACTCCATTGAGTGCCTGCAAACTCTTCAGGCCCTTATCGATGGCCTGATTGAATTCAAGGTCAAAGACCGCACCGACGGCGCCGGAAAGGCTCGCAAAAAAAACGGGGAATGATTTGCCGACTTCATCCCACGGCCAGAGAATGGTCCAGCCGATTTTCTTGATCTCGTCCCACCAGTTTTCCCTGAAGTATTGCAGCAAGGGAGCGAGATAGAGCTGTACGCCGCGCTGATGTTCCGGTTCTTCAGGAAAGACATTGGCAGCCACCAACATCGCCGCCAGTCCAGGCACGGCATTCACCATCGGGGCCAACGCATCGTGAATGGCGCGAATCACAGGGTCAGGGTTCTTAATAAGCGCCCACACAGCCTTCATCATTCCGCGCATGCGCTCGACTTGGGCGAACATGAGCGGGACCCGCAGCAACCCCCCGATCTCCCGGATGCATGGGACGGTTAAGGCTAACGTGACTATTTTTTTGGTCGTGTTCCACACCCCATCGTCCAAAATCGCGAAGGGGCCAAAAAGCGTGACGAGGAGGGTCTGGCGGAAAAATTCCAGGAGTGGATGTAGAAAGCGTATGGTCGCCAGGCAGGCCTCGCCGATCTTCGCTGTCCATGCAGTCAAGGTAGTGTTGAGCTGAGCGCTGAACTTATTCCATCTATCGGAAAGCGCCGCCATGGCTGTTGACAGCAACCGCAATAGTGGCAATACTCCAATACTTTCCAACAGGGCCTTGCCCAGACCAGCCAAGTCCTGAACAACACCGGACAGCCAGCGCCCAAGCCCTTCCGCAGTTCGTTTCACCCGATCAGCAGCGGAGACGATGGAAGGCAGCACACTGGTCACAAGCTTGTGGCGCAGTTGCGTTTCCAGCTTTTGGCCGTGACTCTCCCACAATGACTTGATCCCGGTGTACAGGCCGTGGGCCGCCACGATGAGAGGGGCCATAGGCCCAAATAGGCTGATCAAAAGCAAGACAGCGGTGGCTTGCTTCACGTATTTCATGTAAGGCTGCAGGGTTTTCTTTACGTCCTGCCATTTTTCGACCGCCTTGACAAACAGGTCCTCCAGGAAGCCGTCGCCCGTTATTTTTCCCGGCGAAATGGCTTTTACAAACCAGTCCCAGGCATCTGCGAACTTAGTCCGCAAGGGCAACAGCTTGGCCCAATATTCCTGTACCTTGCGGGAGATGTTGGTCCAGGCGCCGCCAAG
Coding sequences within:
- a CDS encoding sigma-54 dependent transcriptional regulator, with the protein product MISDVAQVTGALEDTSVALIVLNGSEQFCQPFFRFLADLRSSKATVPPLVILAGDSSEGFAISSLRAGAVEYLREPIELATLAQCISRFVPECTTQPKETALTGGEVLVGNSPVLQALRTQIRLVAASDCNVLITGETGTGKELVAQLIHRNSRRNKNPLVCFNCAAIPDTLLESELFGYERGAFTGAAAANQGKLMAANRGSVFFDEIGDMSPLAQAKVLRAIETKEVQRLGATRKHETDIRILAATHHNLDELASANTFRRDLYFRLNVGRIYLPPLRERKVDIAGLVDCMIVDLNKRLGRRVEGATSAIVRRLAQYDWPGNVRELKNVIERVFIMRESGRISEDDLSFVLPERKPPAASSLDEEIHSLRKALATCNGNKSKAAETLNCSRMTLYRKLAKCGLSKQDAAGI
- the mtgA gene encoding monofunctional biosynthetic peptidoglycan transglycosylase, producing MVLIWSLGALILLAARWIDPPSTAVHIQRRLQAWIHHTPYHERYRFIPLSQISTDLQHAVIAAEDARFYQHHGFDWHEIQIAAQDDLEGGRTRGASTITQQLVKNLFFGTGRSILRKGAEFTLVPVAEFVLGKRRILEIYLNVVEWGPGIYGAESACRYFDGIAAQSIGRQQAARLAAILPAPLKRRPERMNSYSVRILERMRQMGW
- a CDS encoding S53 family peptidase; this translates as MPRENTLVLPKSHRKPAPGARVIGNVDPHETIEITIRVRSRTSEDRGKLLAEMQAVPPAERRYLSHEDLANRFGADPADLDKVAAYSKENGLTVTSTSVPRRTVMVKGTVANLVTAFPTELKLYDSDLGKYRGRIAGLQIPPSLSGVIEGVFGFDNRRQARPHAIFRRTKVKPFRADSPDSSFSPPQLANLYDFPSDADGTGQCIGIIEFGGGYDSGDLQTYFSKLKVNPQITTISVDGVANNPNSPNPDDNDADGEVMLDIEVAGSVAPNAKIVVYFAPFTEQGWVDVLTTAVQDSTNKPSVLSISWGWPESNDLWTQQAMDAVNQTLQDAALAGITVCCASGDDGSADELTDGHAHVDFPAASPFILACGGTTLTASGDTTSIADEVVWNNGPRSQGGGASGGGVSELTPVPTWQAAAGVPASVNTGFQGRGVPDVAGDADPNSGYSIRVHGQDGVAGGTSAVAPLYASLVVRLNQKLGAPAGFMNPLLYSNAASFHDISQGTNDTTGVIGGYSAQAGWDACTGLGSPDGVGIFNALQPKPAAAAPPPAQMATVG
- a CDS encoding eCIS core domain-containing protein yields the protein MSLAPEAVQLDHNSERKHPESAAREAMLQDTSLRPLAGAFSALGGDGSGESNAKLGPLLQRRASGEMRMLIMRCVQQGAGNHQAQHFVARLRLSSLIQRECSCGGSCSACQKKAVVEEEPTILQRQASSLGAGGGVVDASVIPADSPGQPLDSDTRAFMEPRFGSDFSDVRVHTDTRAAQSADALAADAYTSNADIFFAAGRYAPQSKEGQHLLAHELTHTVQQKEGKVPSSTRAMHAAIAIGHPRDPLEKEAEQIADHVTGNGAASSISPDRTPGVRRQSSGFWDTKLGRFVSGAGREASSVAEGLGQGLKAGLEKGKAALAEVIETYAPGVLPFLLNLKNSIADRASEGLDSLFGGLAARIRKEGFGSALLNIVSVLIGGIAPALGKLMVGACSALPAVDDYLSGLVKEFGGKAIADLKGDAARIGEFFSGLMDEYGAPAATTVRKILGGAWTNISRKVQEYWAKLLPLRTKFADAWDWFVKAISPGKITGDGFLEDLFVKAVEKWQDVKKTLQPYMKYVKQATAVLLLISLFGPMAPLIVAAHGLYTGIKSLWESHGQKLETQLRHKLVTSVLPSIVSAADRVKRTAEGLGRWLSGVVQDLAGLGKALLESIGVLPLLRLLSTAMAALSDRWNKFSAQLNTTLTAWTAKIGEACLATIRFLHPLLEFFRQTLLVTLFGPFAILDDGVWNTTKKIVTLALTVPCIREIGGLLRVPLMFAQVERMRGMMKAVWALIKNPDPVIRAIHDALAPMVNAVPGLAAMLVAANVFPEEPEHQRGVQLYLAPLLQYFRENWWDEIKKIGWTILWPWDEVGKSFPVFFASLSGAVGAVFDLEFNQAIDKGLKSLQALNGVLGAVSGWFVLASVLVGAALGALGVEFSGGATIAAGAAAGWGVGQTVGLALLAAAAATEVVIMEKAKFDLRFTNKAAGDKVRTFLANQKSYETIAGNIFSMAMMGAMVLLGALIHAAIKEVKAAVRGPEAPKIAPGETPAGEGLSDPDSTAKPGDFSPEDISRSKGDLQQKVKNPQNVKPVTDPKLAQTYDAEVKLDDDSVARRNRKTGTWCFFRNPSLCVGEVEDVNPAVDGAIEGKDPLQESPASRIRQIEERYGRVLENFDARKWRAFKEQLQKLSPAEASRQLALLEKELFNRAIQSIVNERNLTPEQVVELRKALEVNPDKIADFLDAKQPLLPDPDETPTREESGKGGAQPVETGKAGVDWSRADAVNKFGEVVINDEIAFKVKTSAGVIEVRLDLGSIGPDSLPRGIEAKNGFGADLNAGQRVAYPVLATEGGVPANPRAVAFAMRFNPNWQPGDPIPGFRIRVDYWIDGKRVGTAYPGGSAPVKAVPPVSPHPQFGPVRVIVLSRALIQRQCNCGGACESCRGLSSEVDDTTTAIQRQGSSGASAYVAEADIVPADSPGYPVDRSARSSLERQFAADLSDVRVHTDNRAQKSAQALTADAYTSGRHIYFAAGKYSPATDSGRRLLAHETAHVMQQRAGMMPTVPTSQSGCGVVIGAANDPLEVDARIAERNTPVKSPGEHEATPTRLLADSAQPLIQRAPDGGTDAGQGPPSGRDPEVGKTADDSKTGDDGSKQTPSAVPAPEPTPPEEEVAVTIDGIDVFDDEPYMTRRVERLWIVGGYNQYSGFMYHFQTSDALVGGTLEANDRIRNMMERIFDQLEKQRSDFVTEFGEASKAIARETLDHSEAEAKIEADRYGIKLEFITSQISDCMFGSCTTTTVTYSMPERTATFTGLQGAAQVLLDRRRDLDAALAEADKAITEEMGAGEGAGAEEYSNYAELNQQLGAKVKKARDAYDLMRGYVVGQYPILASFSTPEESTDELESVANRENGPDMARLLGGEIVGRLKNIDKVRAGLKDGDVNVWRLHDLVHVTAIKMGLESPSLKTRWVEQEMKDEEPSVLASIALALLNIGAILLAAPTGGASLVAVAAIDAVGVLRHLNEYMMQKALTGTAFDKAQALSQEEPSLFWLAVEVVGFALDASAAFKAVAATVEALKAAKAAGDTARVTAELENLNKVAKVYGGEQLATRVAAHLGEEATTEGQVLKALNATSTEKELLAAGTHAVQEELEAGALTGKALSGKPINISAAGRIYSCHPECEYLLEKYKDILGPEIIQGEKSALGGQYLQLEQRARSTAQRVNAARASAAAGKATPGELEDAEKAAEALEAEVAELDAKLAGKQAAEREIAVASAPETMTFEDELTGEFHEGIITDHGLEICSPRPCPIVSAQIKDAAQEIRTNFKTLEGAIAPQVESELTRMEQEAMEIDANTKALYLDRETQKLKIADWEKTNPGQKLPDDLAKTKLDLKSRAAEINGSRRNLRLRMARLPGTIPVRAAVRDAFAPRLAKLGLSEEAMERIFAKAPVGDHMKGQLLEELLNLEVAKTTKVAAKGVVTSIEESSEFIAGDRVSLGGRKFSDGLILTRRGGKLYVTSIFEAKAGSRAAKGLLETNPAAALEELSGPEFREMRSEALESLRAERPDFQQLSLDEIWEHHEVEVRTYMEKELLQGEAGQFRRDIERLVPNAGEEVTTIKVDGVPMDVIGSPRTSHLTGVTASGTSIEPATVKELQKQGLRLTPRQLAIPQARLDELAVEMEKAAKGALPAATQSSPAAAVQ